In Sandaracinaceae bacterium, the following proteins share a genomic window:
- a CDS encoding sulfatase, translated as MTPMKQLSPCPSPPSSSRTAGWACVSATLALGLLVACSGDDTAPAADPSATPAAAAPGEGPAVAAAPEQPVAPPAPPPERAPAPDGTRVHMDLVTLQHLADVDVDGLFIDFGTPARMKYTSGNWSSGFTRDHESAGVTWTGFGTLGRVFFPAEDASARSIHVRLKGVGGTRLIAFVNGTEVGGGPVEPGDYRDVRLEVPAAVMRRGENTLLLRGDAVSPVSGEDVSFALDRITITRADRAEQPEPLPPLLREVNAGVARSALALPAAGNLSYYLEVPAGASLVLGAARADAGEGERSAEVRVTTDGAEPRVLATVPLADRFVDQALSLADFAHQHVRVELRGVGGAVAFSDVRVVVPAPAVEPLAQDARNVIVLTVDTLRASKLRTYNPRSRVRTPALDAFATSGTVFDRAQSPENWTKPSVASILTSLYPATHNAKYDTSSLPPGALLVSEVLEQAGFATAQFSANGYVSDRFGFAQGFNTHVNYIRETRSTEAETVFREAGDWIEQQVARQRAAATEGEPPPRFFTYIQTIDPHVPYDPPTSFLDMYFEGPYTGQVRNRMTGDLLGRAKENPPRVVFTDEDKLRLEALHDAEISYHDHHLARFLARIEQLGLNENTLFVITSDHGEEFNEHGSWGHGHSVYQELLHVPLMIRWPGVAPAGARVRDVVTTMDIAPTMLEALGMASPPDFEGRSLMGYLRGAPPPGPHVAFSDYQETRRVIRSGDAKLILRSNGTHVLFDLATDPGERRELNGSANPVTMRTLRILSGVFLGAADRRGWILGRSGEARSLRGNVPMTRELCLQLAALGYIVGDCETFPSERPRR; from the coding sequence GTGACCCCCATGAAGCAGCTCTCTCCCTGCCCATCCCCTCCATCCTCGTCCCGCACGGCAGGTTGGGCCTGTGTATCCGCCACGCTGGCCCTCGGGCTGCTGGTGGCCTGCAGCGGTGACGACACGGCCCCGGCGGCGGACCCGAGCGCAACCCCGGCCGCGGCGGCGCCGGGTGAAGGCCCAGCGGTGGCGGCGGCTCCCGAGCAGCCCGTGGCGCCACCTGCACCACCCCCCGAGCGCGCCCCGGCGCCCGACGGAACGCGCGTGCACATGGACCTGGTCACGCTCCAGCACCTGGCCGACGTGGACGTGGACGGGCTCTTCATCGACTTCGGCACGCCTGCCCGCATGAAGTACACCTCGGGCAACTGGAGCAGCGGCTTCACCCGGGACCACGAGAGCGCGGGCGTCACGTGGACGGGCTTCGGCACGCTCGGGCGGGTGTTCTTCCCGGCGGAGGACGCGAGCGCACGCAGCATCCACGTGCGGCTGAAGGGCGTGGGCGGCACCCGGCTGATCGCCTTCGTGAACGGCACGGAGGTGGGCGGCGGTCCGGTGGAGCCCGGGGACTACCGCGACGTGCGCCTCGAGGTGCCTGCGGCCGTGATGCGCCGTGGCGAGAACACGCTGCTGCTGCGCGGGGACGCCGTGAGCCCCGTCTCGGGCGAGGACGTCTCGTTCGCGCTCGACCGCATCACCATCACGCGCGCCGACCGGGCGGAGCAGCCCGAGCCCTTGCCGCCCCTGCTGCGCGAGGTGAACGCGGGCGTGGCGCGCAGCGCGCTGGCGCTGCCGGCTGCGGGCAACCTCTCCTACTACCTGGAGGTGCCGGCGGGCGCCTCGCTGGTGCTGGGCGCCGCCCGCGCCGACGCAGGCGAGGGAGAGCGCAGCGCCGAGGTGCGCGTGACCACCGACGGCGCCGAGCCACGTGTGCTGGCCACCGTGCCGCTGGCGGACCGCTTCGTGGACCAAGCGCTGAGCCTCGCGGACTTCGCCCACCAGCACGTGCGCGTGGAGCTGCGCGGGGTGGGCGGCGCGGTGGCCTTCAGCGACGTGCGCGTGGTGGTCCCGGCGCCAGCGGTGGAGCCCCTGGCGCAAGACGCCCGCAACGTCATCGTGCTCACCGTCGACACGCTGCGCGCCAGCAAGCTGCGCACGTACAACCCGCGATCGCGGGTGCGCACGCCCGCGCTCGACGCCTTCGCCACGAGCGGCACCGTCTTCGACCGCGCGCAGAGCCCGGAGAACTGGACCAAGCCCTCGGTGGCCAGCATCCTCACGTCGCTCTACCCGGCCACGCACAACGCCAAGTACGACACTTCGTCGCTGCCGCCCGGCGCGCTGCTGGTGTCCGAGGTGCTGGAGCAGGCGGGCTTCGCGACGGCGCAGTTCTCGGCGAACGGCTACGTGTCGGACCGCTTCGGCTTCGCGCAGGGCTTCAACACCCACGTGAACTACATCCGTGAGACGCGCAGCACGGAGGCCGAGACGGTGTTCCGCGAGGCCGGCGACTGGATCGAGCAGCAGGTGGCGCGGCAGCGCGCCGCGGCCACGGAGGGCGAGCCGCCGCCACGCTTCTTCACGTACATCCAGACCATCGACCCGCACGTCCCGTACGACCCGCCCACCAGCTTCTTGGACATGTACTTCGAGGGCCCCTACACGGGCCAGGTACGCAACCGGATGACGGGTGACCTGCTGGGCCGCGCCAAGGAGAACCCGCCGCGCGTGGTGTTCACCGACGAGGACAAGCTGCGCCTCGAGGCGCTCCACGACGCCGAGATCAGCTACCACGACCACCACTTGGCGCGCTTCCTCGCGCGCATCGAGCAGCTGGGCCTGAACGAGAACACGCTCTTCGTGATCACGTCGGACCACGGCGAAGAGTTCAACGAGCACGGCAGCTGGGGCCACGGGCACTCGGTCTACCAAGAGCTACTGCACGTTCCGCTCATGATCCGCTGGCCTGGCGTGGCGCCCGCCGGAGCGCGCGTGCGCGACGTGGTCACCACCATGGACATCGCGCCCACCATGCTGGAGGCGCTGGGCATGGCTTCGCCGCCCGACTTCGAGGGGCGCTCGCTCATGGGCTACCTGCGCGGGGCGCCGCCGCCCGGCCCGCACGTGGCGTTCAGCGACTATCAGGAGACGCGGCGCGTGATCCGCAGCGGGGACGCCAAGCTCATCTTGCGCAGCAACGGGACGCACGTGCTGTTCGACCTGGCCACCGACCCGGGCGAGCGGCGCGAGCTGAACGGCAGCGCGAACCCGGTGACCATGCGCACGCTGCGCATCTTGTCCGGGGTGTTCCTGGGAGCGGCAGACCGCCGAGGCTGGATCCTGGGGCGTTCGGGCGAGGCGCGCTCGCTGCGAGGCAACGTGCCCATGACGCGCGAGCTGTGCCTGCAGCTGGCTGCGCTGGGCTACATCGTGGGCGACTGCGAGACGTTCCCGAGCGAGCGCCCACGCCGCTGA
- a CDS encoding transglycosylase domain-containing protein, protein MPRAVGVVVLGLLLGYLASFGVTLDESRFAHPPDALSVLDRHGVPLRQSRVDGVDRRWVSLDEVSPHLVAAVIAAEDGRFRSHPGVDLLATTRAVFQLLVPFGLKSGASTITQQTIKLTHGRPHGLLSKPLEVLRALALERAMTKDEILEQYLNRLPYGDQIVGVGRASEAYFGVAARDLGVAEAALLAGIPRAPSATEPRRHLRAALIRRDEVLRRMRHRELISEAEYRAAVASRPRILTDDVRAYRAPRFVDRVMADHRDDAVPASARARGRVIRTSLDAALQAESEALLRAAVTRLEPRGVRNGAGVVIDARTGELLAYVGAAREGAEHAGGQLDLLRARRQPGSTLKPFAYTMLFEGGAHAATLLDDTARGMTGAGGTHFEAENYDGREHGPVRARPALAGSLNLAALDVARRVGAPAIVQRLRDLGFTEVPSAAEVGAAVVLGGVDVSPLELGRAYTALLNAGHMVALQRYPQAPADDSEPASAGDAGASEAMPGAPAEAPAEGGAASDAEPPVETRTFEPLAAATTLDILADGTARRLAFGRDLEAEAGGEPFALKTGTSSGYHDAWAVAFDARTVVVVWLGDPGGAPLERVSGFEGAAPVAARILAAARAQRGVDDQREALDATPLSETVPVCALSGQLPHAGCSTTIAERFVPGRVPTESCMLHDESGTVLLDARGAEWARGEGWLVGEAARADGPLRIEHPSDGAEWWVDPLRPTPTELRSSAPVASDVRWEINGNPLPVGEASWLPVEGVHRITARRGAERVEVTLTVHALERH, encoded by the coding sequence GTGCCACGCGCCGTCGGCGTCGTGGTCTTGGGCCTGCTGCTGGGCTATCTGGCGTCGTTCGGCGTCACGCTCGACGAGAGCCGCTTCGCGCACCCACCCGACGCGCTGAGTGTGCTCGACCGCCACGGCGTGCCGCTCCGTCAGTCGCGCGTGGACGGAGTGGACCGGCGCTGGGTGTCGCTCGACGAGGTGTCGCCGCACCTCGTGGCCGCCGTCATCGCGGCGGAGGACGGGCGCTTCCGCTCGCACCCCGGCGTGGACCTCTTGGCCACCACCCGCGCGGTCTTCCAGTTGCTGGTGCCCTTCGGCCTGAAGAGCGGCGCCAGCACCATCACACAGCAGACCATCAAGCTCACGCACGGGCGCCCGCACGGCCTGCTCAGCAAGCCTCTCGAGGTGCTGCGCGCGCTGGCGCTCGAGCGCGCCATGACCAAGGACGAGATCCTCGAGCAGTACCTGAACCGGCTGCCCTACGGTGACCAGATCGTGGGCGTGGGCCGCGCGAGCGAGGCCTACTTCGGTGTGGCAGCACGCGACCTGGGCGTGGCGGAGGCGGCGCTCTTGGCCGGCATCCCGCGTGCGCCCAGCGCCACCGAGCCGCGTCGTCATCTGCGGGCGGCCCTCATTCGCCGCGACGAGGTGCTGCGGCGCATGCGCCATCGTGAGCTCATCAGCGAGGCCGAGTATCGAGCGGCCGTCGCCAGCCGTCCGCGCATCCTGACCGACGACGTGCGCGCCTACCGCGCCCCACGGTTCGTGGACCGCGTCATGGCGGACCACCGCGACGACGCCGTGCCGGCCAGCGCCCGAGCCCGGGGCCGCGTGATCCGCACTTCGCTGGACGCCGCCCTGCAGGCCGAGAGCGAGGCGCTGCTGCGCGCGGCCGTCACGCGCCTCGAGCCGCGCGGCGTGCGCAACGGAGCTGGGGTGGTGATCGACGCGCGCACCGGCGAGCTGCTGGCGTACGTGGGCGCCGCGCGCGAAGGCGCCGAGCACGCGGGAGGCCAGCTGGATCTGCTGCGCGCGCGACGCCAGCCGGGCTCCACGCTGAAGCCGTTCGCCTACACCATGCTCTTCGAGGGGGGCGCGCATGCGGCCACGCTGCTGGACGACACGGCGCGCGGCATGACGGGCGCCGGGGGCACCCACTTCGAGGCCGAAAACTACGACGGACGCGAGCACGGGCCAGTGCGTGCCCGCCCAGCGCTGGCCGGCAGCCTCAACCTGGCGGCGCTCGACGTGGCGCGGCGTGTGGGGGCACCGGCCATCGTGCAGCGCCTGCGCGACCTGGGCTTCACGGAGGTTCCATCGGCCGCCGAGGTGGGCGCGGCCGTGGTGCTGGGTGGTGTGGACGTCTCGCCGCTCGAGCTGGGGCGCGCCTACACGGCGCTGCTGAACGCGGGCCACATGGTGGCGCTGCAGCGCTACCCGCAGGCACCCGCGGACGACTCGGAGCCTGCGTCCGCAGGCGACGCTGGCGCGAGCGAGGCCATGCCCGGCGCTCCTGCCGAGGCACCCGCCGAAGGGGGCGCCGCGAGCGATGCTGAGCCCCCCGTCGAGACGCGCACCTTCGAGCCGCTCGCGGCGGCCACCACGTTGGACATCCTCGCCGACGGCACGGCGCGGCGTCTGGCCTTCGGGCGCGACCTCGAGGCCGAGGCAGGCGGCGAGCCCTTCGCGCTCAAGACGGGCACCTCGAGCGGCTACCACGACGCGTGGGCCGTGGCCTTCGACGCCCGCACCGTGGTGGTGGTCTGGCTGGGCGACCCGGGCGGCGCGCCCCTCGAGCGAGTCAGCGGCTTCGAGGGGGCCGCGCCCGTGGCCGCACGCATCCTCGCGGCCGCGCGTGCCCAGCGCGGCGTGGACGACCAGCGTGAGGCCCTGGACGCGACGCCGCTCAGCGAGACGGTGCCCGTGTGCGCGCTCTCGGGGCAGCTGCCGCACGCGGGCTGCTCCACCACCATCGCCGAGCGCTTCGTGCCGGGGCGTGTGCCCACCGAGTCCTGCATGCTGCACGACGAGAGCGGCACCGTGCTGCTCGACGCGCGCGGCGCCGAGTGGGCACGCGGGGAGGGCTGGCTCGTGGGTGAAGCGGCGCGCGCCGACGGTCCGCTGCGCATCGAGCACCCGTCCGACGGAGCCGAGTGGTGGGTGGACCCGCTGCGCCCCACGCCCACCGAGCTGCGCTCGAGCGCGCCGGTGGCCTCCGACGTGCGCTGGGAGATCAACGGCAACCCGCTCCCCGTGGGTGAGGCCAGCTGGCTCCCGGTGGAGGGCGTCCATCGGATCACCGCGCGCCGGGGCGCCGAGCGGGTGGAGGTCACGCTCACCGTCCACGCGCTCGAGCGACACTGA
- the lnt gene encoding apolipoprotein N-acyltransferase, whose product MTLLRSLLLAAFAGLFLGLAAAPHEVPGGPVLFAPLFGIAMGLAPGFESVKQGARTGLLVGLAAGTACNALVLYWVVGLLQDFAGFPWIAGMLVGLLLWAGQAGPMMFGGAVAGALRARGVPLALGLPITLTVGFAFVWQLFPWHPAVGMLPSLAWVQGADLAGQALLDLLLLAGGCMAFAAFDTPLGLAPASRRARAALLVGSVLCLVSPAVYGHQRLAEVRAARAAAPTVRVGVVQPNVGIFEKHDRRFFRAQMEVLRRQTREVEAAGAEVVIWPETAYPFGFERDATHDRTGVHAVLRDGVRGPILVGTATYGDGCAVWNSVLALEADGRVTGQSDKVELLYFGERVPLWEVLPPLQWAFQCPGVYPGEAPEVMTLAGSGIGVLNCYEDVLDHYGRAVAEHSPDYLVNVTNDAWFGNTSEPHLHHMVARMRSIETRRDLVRAVNTGVSGHVAATGENVVLTGTYEATTFVTTVAELGGAEGLIGRTLYVRIGRTFEWLVLLALLGLVAWARVRSRPPRNEPVSPEPQAVPEAEA is encoded by the coding sequence GTGACCCTTCTTCGCTCGTTGCTGCTGGCCGCGTTCGCGGGGCTCTTCCTGGGGCTCGCGGCGGCTCCCCACGAGGTGCCCGGTGGGCCGGTGCTGTTCGCGCCGCTCTTCGGCATCGCCATGGGCCTCGCTCCCGGGTTCGAGAGCGTGAAGCAAGGGGCGCGCACCGGGCTGCTGGTGGGGCTCGCGGCGGGCACCGCGTGCAACGCACTGGTGCTGTACTGGGTGGTGGGCCTGCTGCAGGACTTCGCGGGGTTCCCGTGGATCGCCGGCATGCTGGTGGGCCTCTTGCTGTGGGCCGGGCAGGCCGGCCCCATGATGTTCGGCGGGGCGGTCGCCGGGGCGCTGCGGGCGCGCGGGGTGCCGCTCGCGCTGGGGCTGCCCATCACGCTCACGGTGGGCTTCGCCTTCGTGTGGCAGCTCTTCCCGTGGCACCCGGCCGTGGGCATGCTGCCGTCACTGGCCTGGGTGCAGGGCGCCGATCTGGCGGGGCAGGCCCTGCTGGACCTCTTGCTCCTCGCGGGTGGGTGCATGGCCTTCGCCGCGTTCGACACGCCGCTCGGTCTCGCGCCCGCGTCGCGCCGCGCGCGGGCGGCGCTGCTGGTGGGCAGCGTGCTCTGCCTGGTGTCTCCCGCGGTCTATGGTCACCAGCGGCTGGCGGAAGTCCGGGCGGCACGCGCCGCGGCCCCCACGGTGCGGGTGGGCGTGGTGCAGCCCAACGTGGGCATCTTCGAGAAGCACGATCGCCGCTTCTTCCGGGCCCAGATGGAGGTGCTGCGGCGCCAGACCCGCGAGGTGGAGGCGGCGGGCGCCGAGGTGGTCATCTGGCCCGAGACGGCCTACCCCTTCGGCTTCGAGCGCGACGCCACGCACGACCGCACCGGCGTGCACGCCGTGCTGCGCGATGGTGTGCGCGGGCCCATCCTGGTGGGCACGGCCACGTATGGAGACGGCTGCGCGGTGTGGAACTCGGTGCTGGCGCTCGAGGCCGACGGCCGCGTCACGGGGCAGAGCGACAAGGTGGAGCTGCTCTACTTCGGCGAGCGCGTGCCGCTCTGGGAGGTGCTCCCGCCGCTGCAGTGGGCCTTTCAGTGCCCGGGGGTCTATCCGGGTGAGGCGCCCGAGGTCATGACCCTGGCCGGCTCTGGTATCGGGGTGCTCAACTGCTACGAGGACGTGCTGGACCACTACGGGCGCGCCGTCGCCGAGCACAGCCCGGACTACCTGGTGAACGTCACCAACGACGCATGGTTCGGCAACACCAGCGAGCCGCACCTGCACCACATGGTGGCGCGCATGCGCAGCATCGAGACGCGGCGCGATCTGGTGCGCGCGGTGAACACCGGCGTCAGCGGGCACGTCGCCGCCACGGGCGAGAACGTGGTGCTGACGGGCACCTACGAGGCCACTACCTTCGTGACCACGGTGGCGGAGCTGGGTGGGGCCGAGGGGTTGATCGGGCGCACGCTCTACGTGCGCATCGGGCGCACCTTCGAGTGGCTGGTGTTGTTGGCGCTTCTCGGCCTCGTGGCCTGGGCCCGCGTGCGATCGCGTCCGCCGCGCAACGAGCCCGTGTCGCCAGAGCCACAAGCCGTCCCCGAAGCCGAGGCCTGA